The Neofelis nebulosa isolate mNeoNeb1 chromosome 1, mNeoNeb1.pri, whole genome shotgun sequence sequence AACCCCTGTCTTCTTGGAGCGGGTGACTCAATGGTGACATCCAGTGGTGGGTCAGGGTTATTGCTACTGGGTATAATCAGGGAAGCGGTAGCTTTGAGTCATGGATGTCAGTCAGAGACTCCAGAAATGAGTGAGACTCGTTCTTTCAAAGACTTTATAATATAGTAGAGATGTGCCAGTCATCTTATTCCCTTGAAACCTTTTAGCCAAAAGACAAATAGCAATAATAGTCCTCTCATCTATTAAAAAATTGCCGTTAATTGAGTGATTACTGTGTCCCAGGGGCTGTGTTAGGCACTTGATATTGACctcattttaatctttataatgTGGTGAAGGAGGCAGAGTTCATTGTTAACAGTTGCTGTACCCGTGGATAAATGGAAACCCGTAGCCACCCAGTGAGATAGTGGCAGTGCCCTTCAGGCCTCCCAGTATAAAGATGAATCTGTTGTTTTCTGTCCTTAAGCACTTCCTCCTCTGGGGGTTGGAGGGGCATGTGTGCAGAGAAGCCTTGCAGTGGGAAGACCTGTGGAAGTGGGACTAGAAGGGTTCAGCTTTGACcctcagaaagggaaggaaatgtcCTTGAGGTCACCAGACCTTTGGCAGCGGTAAGACCAGACTGGATCATGATCTCTTAGATCAGTGTCCTCTTTCTGGCCTGGAAGGGGATAAGGCAGAGCCCAGGAGCATGTGGGCCTTCTGAGCTGAGACGTCTTAGCATATTGCATATTGCCACATTCCATGCATCATTGCCTGAGAAGCGATCCCTTCTCAGAGGAGAGCAGAAACTTGTGTGGGTGAAGGCCTGGGCTTCAGAGTTAGATAGATGGGCCTAGTCCTGCCTTGTCTCCACCAGTTATGTAATTTATGCAGCCCTgggcaaattatttttctgtgcttcactttcctcatctgtaaaatgggatgattgTGTCTCCATCAAAGGGTGGTGTAGACTCCCTGAGTGGGTTCTGGTGCATAAAGTAGCATGGGGCTTTGGTATCTTGGCATGGAGATGTGCCTCATAAACTGGTAATTAGTTTTTAAGGTTATAACTGTTATCTGCATTTGGAGGTAAGAAGTCTCTAGAGAGCCAGCCATGGCAAGGAAAGGGGTATGGGTAGTGGCCCCTGGTCACCTGTGACTTCCTCCTCTGTTACAGCCCCCCATGGGTGAGGAGGGCAACCACAAACGACACCCAGTGGCGGCAGGAGGTGGCGGCGGTGAGGGCAGGAAGCGGTGCCCTTCCCAGTCTTCCAGCAGGCCCTCCACCATGATCAGCCAACCCCCCACACCACCCACTGGTCAGCCCGTCCGGGAAGATGCCAAATGGACAAGCCAGCACTCGGACACACAGACTTTGGGAAAGTGAAAAAGCCCCTTAGCCCTGGGGTATTGGAGGGGGGGATGGGGGTTGGGTAAGAGTCCATGGGGGTGCCCAGTcccaggagaggggacagagaagggacagGCCTAGAGTCATTAGCATGGGCCTTTGTGCTGAGTAGCAACATGTACACCATTTGGGCTATCAGAGGTACCCCTGGGCAGGAGCCTCCAcacacccccttccccctcctctctccatgaCTCTTCACATCCTAGCTTCTTCtaaggggggagggaaaggggggagattttttttatatatatatatatatatatatatatcaagttttaaattattgataGTTCGTCTGGATTACCAAAATCACTCTGCAGCCCTGCCCACGGCTGGTAAGCCGTAACCCTGGTTCCCATCCAcagcctcctcctgctccccctcaACCAACTATGCAGCCCACAAGAAGGCCCTGTGGGCCCCATTGCCCAGCACTGTCCCATGGAAGGCTCTGGCAGCGTCCCTGGGCCCCACGAGCACCAGCCCCCTCATCATCTGGGGCTTACCATCACCATGTTCTCCCCCTGCTGTCCCCACCATGCCCTTCTGCCATGTTCTGGGAGAAGGAAACCAAAGGATCTAgaagtgggagtgggggaaggtttcagcctctctccactcccctctccccatgcccCTTACTCCCCAGCCCAGAGAGACGCTGCTCATACCAGAAAAGACTATTGaaagatgatttattttatttttctctgacctttccatccttggaaaaatggaaaaacaaaaaaaaaacaacaaaaaaaaaaaaaaaacaaaaaaaagacaaaatcgaccataaaagaccaaaaaaataaatcagaaaaccCCCACCTAATCCACAGAAAGTGATGTCTTTCCCCTGcccttggattttgttttgttttgttcttggaaataatatttttttaaaagttgcctTATTGTGGAGCGGGAATCTGAAATACCCAAATGCCTGTTTTCCTCGGTGGAGTCAACTCGAAGAGCTCACACCTTCTCTGGATGTGCCTGGGCTGGATTGGCTAGAATCTTTCTCTGGACTGAGTTGCATGTACAGTGCCTCCTGCCTACAGGCAAGAGGGTTGGGGGCGGCTCAGATCAGAGCCTTGCCTGAAATACCCCTGCTGTTGCATCGTTCGAAGCTGACGTCCTGTGTCTATACACTGCTGCCACTGTCGTGTCCTCGCTCTGCTTGCTGTTGCTTCACGACAGGCCCTTTCTGCCGTGACACCCTTCATCTGCCCTCGGATCCCCAAGGCCAAGCGTGCTTCAAACTGTTGAAGAAGAGCATTGGCCTGGATCTGGGACACACTTGGCCTCAGCTTGACCGTCTTCCCGACCTCAAAGGGGAAAGGTGAACACCTGGCAGCTGAGGCTTGGAAATACGTTGCCCTGAAAGATCTGAGGCCTCGAGGAGGCTCTGTCTCATCAAAGGTGGAGAAGGATGCCATTCTCCCTGGGGTCTGGTGGGGTCTCCCCATCTTGCATCCCCCTTCTGCAAGCcatctctgcccatcctccaacTGACCCTGCCTGGGAACGAGGGACAAGGAGgatttgggggctggggggaatcCTGCCAGTTGGAGAAGCCCCGCGGCAGGAAGGTATATGTGGACATAGAGTATACCTGACTTCTCTTCTCCAGCCACTGACTGCTTGGGTTGGGCTGTGAGTGATAATGGACTGGCTGGAGTCTACTGGCATCCGAAGCTAGGGAGGGTGACCGAAGGACTGACCCACACAGACTGGGCTGTGTGTTGGGTGCGGGCGTGATGACATAGTCACCCCCAGTGTGGACCGGGCAGCACAGAGAAGTTGATGGTAGTGTTGCTCAGTTGCTGACACTTCATTGGCCCTCTTTTTAACTGTTTCCTCTGCTGGGCCCGAAGATTGGGAGTCGGAGACAGTATCCCAGGCTGGCAAGGGCTTGCCCTCTGTCGCGGGCACCTCATTGCTTTCAGCCTGtgccctctcccacctctgccctcccagTGGTTATTGTGTGGGGAGCCCACCTCAGTTCCTGTTACCCAGTTGTCTCGAAAGCCAAGGATGAGTGTGTCTGGTCACTGCTCTAAAAGTGGGATCTGAGGCCTTTCCCTGCCCAGTCTGGTGCCTGCCCCCCGTTGTACCAGACACTGGACTCCTgcaccccctcctccttccctttatCCCCCTTCTTTGCTTCGGGTCGCTCAGCCCAGTACTGTATCCAGCGCCATAGAACCTCAGTGTTTGtcctctgctgggtttgggggcaCAAGGAAGCCTTGGGGGTGTGGGGAAAGGCTGTTCTTATCTTGAGTTTACTCCCAGGCCAGGGGGCTGCCATTTCCTCCCTGATCCTCCCACAGACACCCCAGAGGGAGGAAGCCcttttggggtggggaggtgaggaCTTCATCTCAACGTAGGCTGAGGATGGGGGGggagagggcttttttttttttctttctttctttttttgtaacatGTTAGGAGTTAATGTTGCAAAGAGTAGTTTACATCTTCACTTTCTGAAGACACTTGAATTTAGGACCGACGTATCTGTGACAGGCATGCCGGGAGCGGCCAGAGCCATCAGGGTTGGCCGCTCCACACCCACCACCCTCCTGTGGGGGTCCAAGACCTGAGACACAAAGCAGCAGCCTGCCCAAACCCTTCTGCTCATCCTGTACCCTTCCACGATCGGTCCATACCAGGACGACCTTTGGGCATCAAACATCACAAGGTCTGTGTGCCTCAGCCCTGCTAAGGGGCCGGTTTCTTTCGCCCTCTCCTGAATCTGGGAGCAGATGCACTACCAGAAGAGAGGGGCTGCCTGGGCCTGCCCCAGCCTGGACCCCCGGGGCTCAGGTCCAGGTGCCGAGCCCCCATGTCAAAGTTGTtaacgtttttgttttgttccattgtagctcttttttttttcccctttcctgatgattgattttacaaaagaaagtaaGCTGCTCAGAAGGCCCtagaagtggggaggaggggcaaggaAGACGAGCTAGGGCGGGTGAGGGTGGTTTTTTGCCAAAAAGCCTGGGTACAACGGTCTGGGTCATCTGGTGCCCTCCTGAGTGGGACCCCAAAGTGTATCCTGTCTGGAAGGGTCCCTGGATTTATTTGCCCCAGCCCCCGCCCTCTCCTTCAGCCATGTTgatggcagaggcagagaagatCAGAACTTATAGCCCATTTCTCACTGGAGAGGAAAACTTGTCATCTGGCTTTGCGGAGAAGGTTCCACCTTATGCTCATAGTACATTATCTTTACCATGTGCTAGGATATCAcatttaaaaggacaaaaaaaaaaaatgtaaaatacttgaATGAGCTTGTATTATAACATTAATATTATTGAGAATATCTGCTTTCCAGGCTGAAGTGATTCATTCATTATTCTAGTCCTGCTTTAGTCCTTTGTAATTTGTGGtaattatgcttttctttttaatacaaaaaaaatgtataaaaataaaaacttgaaaaggcAAAGTACTGGCTGGTCTCCCATCTGGGGTACAGCTGTTGAGGGATGGAGCCTGGTTAGGGCCCCCTCAGATCCAGGGGAACCCTGCACTCAGGATGTGTACATGAAAGCTTTGCAGGGCTCTGCCATTGGGCTTTTGGGGAATCTGCCCGGGGAATGGGCTCCAGAGGCTGCTAGTGAATACATCCAGGAATGTATTCATCCAGGAATTCCTCCGTGGTTTTGAGAGCGTCTGCCAGCCTGGAATTCACGTCCACCATGTGTCTTAAAACATGGCAGCTATAGCCAGTCTAGAGAACAGAGAGATGCCAGTCCAACAGAATCCCAGGGTTTCTGCCCACTTGTCCCACTCTCAGGATTTCCATCCTCTGGCTGTGGCCTGGCATCTTGTAAGGAGATCACTAGGAAGGTTGCCGTGATTCCCTGTGGAGGGTCAACACAGCCCCTCTCTGAACAGACATCCCTGCCAGAGTAGAGGAGAAACAGCTCAACACTCTGGCCTTACAGGAATCCAGGTCAGCCACTGAGCCCGGAGGATTGAAGCTGGGTAAGGATGGAATGATGAACACACCCTAGCCTACTGAGGACTGGCCCCTGGGTTGTTGGTGGCTTTTCCCTGACTCTTGAGGCCAGGTGCTGGCAGCAGTAACATTCTCAGTGCCAGTCTGGCCTACGTGTACATAAAACTAGATGTGAGGCGTGTCCTTCCTTAACCATTAGTCTGACAGCTGTCTCCCATGCCTGGTGCTTGAGCATCCCATCAGAAATGTTCTTCCAGAGAATTCCGCCATTCTTGAGGCGGGCAGTTACTTTAGAACCTCCAGTGGCCTTTGTAGAGTTTAGGAGTTGGGAACCAGGGCTTCTGCAGACTGACTTGGGGACAGGAAGACAGACCCACTTCACAGCCTGGTAGGGATGCTCATGAGGTTGGCCACCACCAGTTGTTTAATTGCACTGCAGTAGCTCCCAGATGCCATGTGATCAGGAGTGCTGGAACTAGGCATGTAATGGAGAGGAAGAAACGAAGCATCTACTGGCATTAAAAGGAGCCCAGtttattttccattcctttcaCTTTCACATGATCTGCTGGGAATTTTGAGACCtcagccctatttttttttttttcaattttttaaatttattttttaagtctgtttattttaagggagaaagcaagcagggcaggggcggggggggcggagaggagggagagaatccaagcagagtCCACACTGTCAGGcgcagagcccactgcagggctccaactcccaaaccatgagatcatggcctgagccaaaatcgagtcagatgcttaatcggctgagccaccaggcacctcgAGACCCCAGCCTTTTCTTAAGCCTCACTTGTTTACCAACCTGAGGGCCATTCTGTTTGATGAAGAAGAGGATAGGGCTGGCACCCTCTGCCAAAGCCCAACCACCCGGCTGCCAAAAGGGATGAGACACCAACAGCCTCTTGCCCCTCGAAATCCAAAGAcctcaaaggggaaaagaaatgcatccattcttcctctttctccacgcTCCTCATTCCCTACCCTTCTTAAGTGTACAGAAGATGGactattttctgtatgtttactTGTGTAGGAACAGGCTGCAGGAGCAGGCGAGCAGCCGTGAAAACGGACCATTGGTGCCGCAGAAGCTGTGCTGCAAGCTCAGGGCATGAAGTGTCCTGGAGAGCTGTCCTGGGGACAGAGCCAAACCCACCAAGGCCTGAGGAGGGCAGGTGGGGTTTGGAAGGCCAAGGAGGAAGCTGTAAGTGCCCAGTTGGTCCACTAGGCAGATTTCGAGTGGCAGGGCCGATAGGAAGGGATCTTAGATAGTTCTGCTTCAAGAGTTGGCCTTATCCAATGCTAACGTATTCTAAAAACAATGGATGGTTTTCTTGATGGAAGAGAACTGAGAGTTCAGGAACAGACCCAAATATATGTAAGAACTGAGTAACAATATGGTGGCCTTGCAAGCCAAAGATTGGTCTTCAAATTGTTCTTGGGAGCCACAGGGCTCCTGGCAATGTCTGCTAAGGGAAGGCCAGGCTGGGGACTGCGGCAACCCAGGCAGCTCTCTGGTTTTGTTTCAGGTAAGTTTCATTTgaaataaatggtgttgagacaACTGGTTAATCATTTGGGCggcggggtggggaagagggttCTGCCCTTTTTcagccatgtttttctttttttttttaatgtttatttttgagagagaggagagagacagcacgagcaggggaggggcagagagagagggagacacagaatctgatgcagggctcaaacccacaagccgtgagatcatgaactgagctgaagtcagacacctaaccaactgagccacccaggcgcccctcagccatgtttttcttgccttctcaCTGGAGGAAGAGGGTTTCAGCCTCTTTGGTCCTACTTCAGGGAGGCTAATAAGGGGGCCTCAGGTGGGTGTCCCCAAAGGTCAGGAACTCTGACCCTTCCCTCAGTGGATAAAAGGGCCCCCAGCTTAGATCAACAGGGTTTAGCCTTTGGTTTCCGCATATGGCTGAAGGTAGGTGTCAGGGTCTGGTCTGCACCTCTTTGGTATCTCAGTTTTAATCCAGGGAGGGGCTCTTTCTGGCATTCTTTTCATAGAGGGATGATGTCTGTAGTGGAGCAGAGTTGAAATGGGGCCTTTGTTGGCtgactcagtgtgtgtgtgtgtgtgtgtgtgtgtgtgtgtgtgtgttggcaatGGGGGTGTCCTGGCCCTGGCCAGAGTAGGGTATAAGAAAAGCTTTTTGGTGCAGGAAGGGGCAAAGCAATACCTTCTGGTTCTCTCACCCCCTGGCACCAGAAGGAGCTCTCTCTGGAGTTGGGAGTGGCTTCCAGTCTTACTGCCACCTTTGCATTCTTTGTGTCTTGCCTAGGCCATAAAAAAGTCACCCGGGGTCTCACCTCTCCCTTTCCACAGCAAAGGACCACGGGGGACTTGCCCGGAGCCCTAGTAAGGTGGTTTCTTCCTTCTCACTGGCCTCCATTCTGGGGAGCTGTTTCTTGTTTCTCCCCCTTAAGCCAATTCCTGGTCCTGTTGAGGGACAACAGAGGCTGTTGGGGGAGCCCTGGCCCCATCCTTGGCCCTACCTTTCCGGGAAGCTGTGCTTCCCCTTGCCACAGTGATGCTGTCATTAGAAAATGcatggctggggcacctgggcggctcagtcagttgagcatccaacttcagctcaagtcatgatctcacctttcatgagttcaagccccacgtggggctcactgctgtcagcacagagcccacttcggatcctctgtccccctctgtgcccctcccctgctcatgcgcgcgctctctctctctctctctctctcaaaaataaataaacctgtaaaataagacagaaagaaactGCATGGCTGAAGGAGCGAGTTAGATACAATCAGCACGCCTTGGGCCACCTTAGCAGTCCACTGAGGGGGACAGCCAAGGTGGCACTTGGGCCCTCTCTCAATCCATCTTCTTCGGGGGATCCAGGATGCTCTCAGACAGTGGAGTGAAGCCCAGCAGGAATCTGTGTCTCTCGTAGGCCTTGGTCTGCTTAAACATGGTGTCAGTCCCATGGAGGTGGTCCAGCACCCCCAGCACCCCGTAGCACTGGTTCAACCTGTTGGAGAGAGGAAGGTGCTGGAGGTCGGTGCGCtgactttcttttcatttgcGTCAGCCTCACACACTTCTAGGCCCCCCTACCCCACAACCGTTCCCAACCATGCTGACCACCTACATCGGAATATTCCAGGGAGTTGCACACATCCTGGGGCCGCTCTGGACTGAAAATCTATGATCTGCCTTTGAAAAGCTCTCTATGTGAGTCCAATACTCAAGTCAACCTGTGGCAGAGCTTGGCTTGTCCAGGTAGGTTCAGGGACCACCTccatcagaatcccctggaacACTCactaaaatgcagatttccaaGTCCTcccccctgacacacacacacacacacacacacacacacacacactttgattCAGCATATTTGGAGTGGAACCCGAGAACCTGCATTTTATCAAAGTATCTCAGGTGATTATGGTGCTGGAGGTTTGTTGACCACACTTGAAAAAGTCTGGAGGCTTTCAGAGAGCATGCAAGTCTCCTTGAACTGCATACAGGATTCTTATGCATACATGCATTGTTGTGACAGTGTCTGTAGCTTACGTTTGATATTCAAAGGGTCCAGGACCTAAATAGAGGTTAAAAACACAAAGCTGCTGGAAAACCCGGTGtcagaaggaaaagagcaagGAGGTCTAGGTCCAGCATGGTCATTATTTTCCCAACCTCCAGACCTCTCCCTTCACTAGCACCAGCACATTCCCCCCAACCCcaatggagcccaacacggggtatgaacccacaatcctgagatcaagagctgagctgagatcaagagtcagacgcttaactgactgagccacccagccgcacCTAACAATGGCACGTTTAAACTGAGACATCAGGGTCTCTACTAGAAGCCTCAGGGGTGAAGGTGAAGGCTATTGCCCAGGGACCCACAGTGGGGAAGGAGGCCTTACCTGAGATGGTGGTAGTCATGGAATTCAGGTGAAGGCAGGAAAGGTAGGTGGTAGCCACAGTGGGAAACAGTGGCGCAGATGAGGGCCAAGGAAAACCACACGGCGATGGAGGACAAGTGGGAGCCCATTAGGATGGGACCCAGTACCACTGGCAACATGCTGGAGGCCTGTAAGGGTAGGGCTGTTTGAAGGTGGACCCAAGAGAGATGGAGGGGACCAGTTGTGTGTCTACTTTGCCCCAGGGTGTCACCCAGGGTGCCTACTTTGCCCCAGTCAAGACTTCCTTGACTCAGATCTGGAGAAGCTGAAAGAGTTGCAGAACCTTGATTTGCCCGCGTCATTTAGCTTTATAACTTTGGGACAAGTAATTAACTGTCTGAGATAAGTTATGTTGGGCATCTCACATAGCCTACCATAGGCCAGGCCaacaataaatggtagctgctgaatggaaagaagagagaaagggccaATGTCTAATTCTCTGCAGGAGACCTtagggtggggggttggggccCTCTGCCCTTTGCTTCTGGGGAGAGCGGAGCTCTACTGACCACATGCTCGATAGGGTGGGTGTAGAAAGAGATCACGCCAATGGGAGCTGTCCACTCATGGTGTTTCTTATGGATTTTCTTGTACAATGTTGGGTGGTGAAGGAGCCTGGGAAAATAGTTAAGTTAATAATCTGCCaatctcccttttccctttcccaccAGGCCATGAGAAACCAAAGGTAGGAACTAGGAGTTCTACCTATCGAGCAAAGTTGCAAACACATTGGACTGGCACTCAGACCTGCCTTCGAGCTCTACCCCCACCTCTTATGCTGCATCATTTGGATTACTTTGCCTCTCCCTACCTCAGTTGCATCAGCCATGGTGGGGATGATGCCCACAAAGgattcaaaaaggaaatgaaagtgcCCTGCTGCACACATGAATGCAGAAGGCtctcttctggacatttctcACTTGTTGCAACTTGTCAGTTGTGGCATAAAGAGATGTCTCCATGTTAACTAATAAGAAGCTTTTGAGGCCCGGTGGTGGTGGTCCTACATCTACAATTCTGAggcctccatttcctcccttAAAAGTGAGCCCTAGGAGAGGGAGAAGCCAGCTGTGCTCCGGCAGGGCCCCACTCACCGGTGTGAGTAGTAGAATAGGACTTCGTTAATCAGAGTGAAGATAGCCAGCTCCAGAAGGAACCAGTGGAAGGTGGGTAGCTCTCGGCGGTAGGGGTCTCCCCGCACCTTGATGATGGGATAGAGGAAGATCACCATGGGGACAGATATCATGCACTGGTTGAAGAGAATTGTGCGCATAGACTGGCGTAGTTTCATGGTGTCCACCTGcatcagggaaggaaggagggagatggaCAAGAGTGTGAGAAGTAGGTCTTTCCCTTCTAGAAAGTAGGCTGTACTGTGACCCGCTCACAGGAGGCCCTCACTCAGGGTGGATGCTAGGCATGATGTTTGGCCATAGCTGGCAGCCCCTGACTGCTGCCAAGGCCTGAGGTGGAACCATCTGGCAACACGCCTGCCTTTGGAAACTCCCTTCCCGGTAGCCGTCTCCTAGGCCTGAGCCTGCATTCTCCTCCTTGCAACTGTCACCGCTGTTCTCCGCATTTCTCTGGCCAGGCCCCACCTATTCCTGACAGGCACCTTAGGGCGCCTCTAGGGTGCTTGGAGAAGGCTGTCAGCTCTCAGGTTGATATCCTTATTCAGCCTCTAAGCCCCTCCTCATTCAGGAAGTCTTGATCAGAATGCAGAGATCAAGGTCCTCTGCCTCCTTATGTGGCCCAGCCCCCTAGACAAGGCCCAGAGTGAAGCATTTGTGCAAGAATCAGTAACCCCCTGACCCTTCCCTTCTTCAGAGCACTGGGGCTCCCAGGAATAGCCCCATGACCACAGGTCACTTCTCAGGTCCTGAGGAGCTAATGTCAGATTGGTCATAAGGGATTTCTCCCTGAGTTCTCTTTGTGAGCTGGAGGGGTTCCAGCTGCAAGGTAAAGCTGGGTTCAGAGTGATCCTCAGTCTTCAGGCTTCCTCTTCCTCTAACTTTTGCAGGCACTGCATATATTGACTGGCTGGAATCCACTCTCTACGCTTTCAGTTCCATCCCATGGTGAAACCAGGTCTGGCCAGCCTGGTTTGAGAGCACCATTAGACGAAGCCGTATACCTCTTCTGGAAACCTCGACCAAGAGGAGTGTGTCACATCTGTTTGCTCCTTCATTTATTTGACCGATACttctgagccaaaacaaagattGCTTTCTTCATTGAGTTTATATTCCTGGCACCAgtaattttaaatagaatggtCAGGGTAAGCTTTGTGGAGATGG is a genomic window containing:
- the FAXDC2 gene encoding fatty acid hydroxylase domain-containing protein 2, producing the protein MKGEAGSMRQGKPKQEERIWGSMKRTAFILGSGLLLLVAFSNSVSGQLQRFWDASGCFQQAQWERLLSTFEGKEWILYIIATILIPALLFWSFNGLLLVADTARKPNFISRYRIQVGQNEPVDTMKLRQSMRTILFNQCMISVPMVIFLYPIIKVRGDPYRRELPTFHWFLLELAIFTLINEVLFYYSHRLLHHPTLYKKIHKKHHEWTAPIGVISFYTHPIEHVASSMLPVVLGPILMGSHLSSIAVWFSLALICATVSHCGYHLPFLPSPEFHDYHHLRLNQCYGVLGVLDHLHGTDTMFKQTKAYERHRFLLGFTPLSESILDPPKKMD